The Streptomyces durmitorensis genome contains the following window.
CCAGCAGTTTTCCGGCCATGGTCACGCCGCCGTCCATGGCGATGGCCAGTCCGCCTGCGTAGATGTGCGGTCCCTCGATGACGGGTCCGCCGCCGTCCGAGTCATCCTCGGAGCCGACATCGCCGAGCAGATACGGGATGGGGCTGTGGCCATGCACGATGCGGTGGCCGCCGTACATGTCGAGGAGTTCGCGTACGGCAGCCGGGCCCGACTCGTCGCGGAAGGCGAAGCGCTTGGTGAACTTCCGGAAGAGGTCCCAGCACTCGTCCGCGTCGTTGCGCGTGAGGGTCTCGCGGACCGTGTCGTTCACGGCTTCGATCGAGTCGCCGTAATCCAGATAGGCGGTCGTGTCGGAGTGCATCAGGAGATGCCCGTCCTCGGACTCGATCGCGTCGAGGCGGGCCATCCACTGCAGATGGTGGTCCTCCAGGCGCTCCATGTCGGTCTTCTGGCCGCCGTTCAGGAGCCAGGCGGCCTGGAACGTGGCCGTGCCCGCGCCCGAGTTGACCGGGGTGTCGCCGAACCGCTTCGCGCCGAGCAGGAGCAGCTCGTGGTTGCCCATCAGGGCCTTGCAGTAGCCGCCCGCGGCCGCCGCCTGCGCGGACAGGCGCATCACGAGGTCGATGACGCCGATGCCGTCCGGGCCGCGGTCGGTGAAGTCGCCGAGGAACCACAGGCGCGCGTTGCCCGCGGACCAGTCGCCGGCGGCGTCGATGAGGCCCTGCTCCTGGAGAGCCCCGAGCAGCTCGTCGAGATAGCCGTGCACATCGCCCACGACGAACAGCGGGCCGTGCTCCTCGGACGCCGGTGCCTGCGGAGGCTCGGGCATGGCCTGCACCTCCACTTGCACGGTGTCACCGCGGTTGATGACCGGCAGGTCGCGCTGGGTGGGGGTGTACCCCTCGTCCAGCTCTCCGGGGATCACCCCTGGGGCGCCCGGAGCCGCCACGCCCGCCGGGTCCCCCTGGACCGGACCGGTCTCATGGACGTACGCCGGAACGCGGAAGTCGCGCAACGTCGCCGTCCGCACATCGGGTCCCTGACCGGCCCCCTGAGTCATCGACCCCTCCACCACCATTGCGCCGCATTGCACCGAGATCGGACTGCCTGGTCGCAGCGGCCCGCGGTGTCGTCCGCCCATCATAGGAATGCGGCTCGCGCTGTGTGGTGCACCAGGGGTGGTGAATCAGTGCTGAACCCCAGTTCACCGAGGTTTTCTCCCGAATTGGGTAGGGGTTTCCTCACAGGTCACGGCCGGGCCGTGCCGGGCAGTGCCGGTTGACGGGGGTTCTCCCCGCCGAGCGGCCCGCTCAACCGGGCTCGGGTGAGCGGGGTGGGCTGACCGTCGTACGCGGTGGACGTCGCTCGGACGAGGTGCGCACGATCAGCTCCGTCGGTATCACCTGCTCCACGGGCCGGCCCGAATCCAGGCCTTCGATGGCGTCGATCAGGAGCTGGACGACGGCTGTGCCGATGCGCCGCGGTTTGAGCGAGAGCGTGGTGATCGGCGGCTCGGTGGTGGCGTAGACGGTGGACTCGCTGCAGCACACGAGCAGCAGGTCGTCCGGGACGCGCAGTCCGTACCGGCGGGCGGCCGCGAGGAGATCGGTGCCGTTCGGGTCGAAGAGGCCGTACACGGCGTCGGGCCGGTCCGGTCGGGCGAGCAGCCGGTCGGCCGCGACCGCGCCGGCACACGGGTCGTGGGCCGGGTAGGACTCGTAGACCGGGTCCTGGCCGACGCGCTCGCACCAGCGCAGATAGGCGGTCGTGGACAGGTGGGTGTACGTGTCCGTGGTGGTCCCGGTGAGCAGCCCGATCCGGCGGGCTCCGGCCGCCGCGAGGTGGTCGAGGATCTCCAGGACCGCCGCTTCGTGGTCGTTGTCGACCCAGGCGGTGACCGGCAGCGACCCGGCCGGGCGGCCGTCGGACACCACGGGCAGGCCCTGGCGCACCAGTTCGCTGACGACGGGGTCGTGGTCGGACGGATCGACGACGACGGTGCCGTCGAGCGCGACGTTCGACCACACGTCGACCGGGCTGCGCCGGGAGGTGGCGGGCAGGATGACGAGGGCGTAGCCGCGGGCCAGCGCGGCCGAGGTCGCGGCTCTGGCCATCTCCGCGAAGTACGCGAATTCGGTGAAGGTGAAAGGTTCATCCCCGTATGTCGTCACGGTCAGGCCGATCAGGCCCGACTTGCCGGTACGGAGGGTTCGGGCCGCCGCGGAAGGGCGATAGCCCAGCCGTTCGGCGACCTCGCGGACATGGCGTCGGGTGGCGTCCGGGAGCCGGCCCTTGCCGTTAAGAGCGTCGGAGACAGTCGTGATGGAGACACCGGCGGCGGCGGCGACGTCTCTGATGCCCGCTCGGCTCTGCCGGTTGCCCCGGCGGGCGGTCTCCGCTCGGCTCACCTGGTGGTTCCCTGCTGCTGTCATGGCGAGCCGATAGTAGGGCTCATGGGGGTGGGTAGTGCGGACGCATATTCACTCGTTGACAGGCACGTTTCTGCATGGCCAAACCCGGGCAACGGCCTTTGATTGCAAGGGAGTTGGCGGGTTCAGGGGTGGACGGTCCCTTGTCGTCGCGCACGGGCCTGCCAAATGAGCGATGTCTCGAAGAGGTCTCAACTCACCTTCACGGGTGATGCGCGCCACGGAGTGAGCCACCGGCGCGCGCCAGGGCGGGGAGCGCTCCCCCCTCGGTGCACGCCTGCCCGGGGTCTGCCGGGGGTCTGCCGGGGGTCTGCCGGGGGTCTGCCGGGGTCCGGCGGGAGCGGATCCCCCTGACCCATTCGCAGCGGCGCTGAATCCTCATAAGGTGAGGAGCATTGAAGTCAGAGTGTTCAGGTGTTGCAGGCGTTGCAGGTGTTCAAGAGGAGGACTGCGGTGAGCGAGACGAGCCCGAGGCTGCGTGCCGAGCTGGAGGGTATCCCCACCTACAAGCCGGGGAAGCCTGCCGCGGCCGCCGGTCCGGTGGCCTACAAACTGTCCTCGAACGAGAACCCCTACCCGCCTCTGCCGGGCGTGATGGAGAGCGCGCTCGCCGCCGCGGGCACGTTCAACCGCTACCCGGACATGGCGTGCACCGGCCTGATGAGCGAGCTCGCCGACCGCTTCGGGGTGCCGGTGTCGCACGTGGCGACGGGAACCGGTTCCGTCGGCGTCGCGCAGCAGCTGCTCCAGGCCACGTCGGGCCCGGGGGACGAGGTCATCTACGCCTGGCGGTCCTTCGAGGCGTACCCGATCATCACGCAGGTGAGCGGTGCCACGTCGGTGAAGGTGCCGCTGACGCCGGGGGACGTGCACGACCTGGACGCGATGGCCGACGCCATCACCGACCGGACGCGGCTGATCTTCGTCTGCAACCCGAACAACCCGACCGGCACGGTGGTGCGCAGGGCCGAGCTGGAACGGTTCCTCGACCGGGTGCCGAGCGATGTCCTCGTCGTCCTCGACGAGGCCTACCGCGAGTTCATCCGTGACGCCGAGGTGCCGGACGGCGTCGAGCTCTACCGCGACCGTCCCAACGTCGCCGTGCTGCGTACGTTCTCCAAGGCGTACGGCCTCGCGGGGCTGCGCGTCGGCTTCGCGATCGCCCATGAGCCGGTGGCGGCCGCCCTGCGCAAGACGGCGGTGCCCTTCGGCGTGAGCCAGCTCGCGCAGGACGCGGCGGTGGCCTCGCTGCGGGCCGAGGACGAGCTGATGGGCCGCGTCGGCTCGTTGGTCGCCGAGCGCACGCGGGTGGTCGAGACGCTGCGGGGGCAGGGCTGGACGGTGCCCGAGACGCAGGCGAACTTCGTGTGGCTGCGGCTCGGGGAGCGTACGTCCGACTTCGCGGCGGCGTGCGAGAAGGCCGGCGTGGTCGTGCGGCCGTTCGCGGGCGAGGGGATGCGGGCCACGATCGGGGAGACCGAGGCCAACGACATCTTCCTCCAGGCGGCCGAGGCGTTCCGCAAGGAGCTGTAGGCGAGGGTGTGACGGACGAAGGGGCCGAGGGCGTTGTCCTCGGCCCCTTCGTTGTGTCCGTGTGACGGTCCCGTCGGCTGTGTGACGTTCCCGTCAGTAAGGGGGACCCCCTGTCGATGCTCAGAACCGGTACGACATAATGCTTGTGAATGTGAACGCGTTCACAAGCGTGTCCCGGTTCCTCCGAAGATCAGTGGGATTAAAGGGGCAAACTGCCGATGTGACCACGGCCGTAAGGAGAAGTCGACGTGGACCTGGCTCTAGCGCCTGAGACCCTGGCGCGATGGCAGTTCGGCATCACCACCGTCTACCACTTTCTGTTCGTACCTCTGACGATCTCCCTGGCCGCCCTCACGGCGATCCTGGAGACGGCCTGGGTGCGCACGGGCAAGGAGCACTACCTCAGGGCGACCAAGTTCTGGGGAAAGCTGTTCCTGATCAATATCGCGATGGGTGTCGTCACCGGCATCGTCCAGGAGTTCCAGTTCGGCATGAACTGGTCCGACTACTCGCGCTTCGTCGGTGACATCTTCGGGGCGCCACTGGCCTTCGAGGCGCTCATCGCGTTCTTCTTCGAGTCGACCTTCATCGGCCTGTGGATCTTCGGCTGGGACAAGCTCCCGAAGAAGCTGCACTGCGCCGCGATCTGGATCGTCTCCGCCGGAACCATCGCGTCGGCGTACTTCATCATCGCCGCCAACGCCTTTATGCAGCACCCGGTCGGCTACAAGATCGTGGAGCGGGACGGCACCAAGCGCGCGGAGCTCACCGACTTCTCGAAGGTGCTCTTCCAGGAGACGACGCTCGTCAACTTCGCCCATGTCATCTCGGCGGCCGTCCTGGTCGGCGGCGCCTTCATGACCGGCATCGCGATCTTCCACCTGCGCAAGAAGCAGCACATCCGCACCATGCGGATGTCGATGCGGCTCGGCCTTGTCACCGCGTTCGTCGGCACCCTGCTCACCGTGGTCAGCGCCGACACCCTCGGCAAGGTCATGTACGAGCAGCAGCCGATGAAGATGTCGGCCGCCGAGGCCCTGTGGGAGTCGGAGAAGCCGGCGCCGTTCTCGCTCTTCGCGTACGGCGATGTCTCCGAGGGCCACAACAAGGTGGCCATCGAGATCCCCGGGATACTGTCCTTCCTCGCCAAGAACAACTTCAGCGCCGAGATCCCCGGCATCAACGACCTCAACAAGGAGGCGCAGGAGAAGTTCGGGCCCGGCGACTACCGGCCCAACATCCCCACCGCCTACTGGTCCTACCGCTGGATGATCGGCTTCGGCGGGGTCTCGATGGCCCTGTGCACCGCCGGACTCTGGCTCACGCGGAAGAAGTTCTGGCTCGCACCGGAGCACCGCACCGGCGAGGACGACGTGCCGAAGCTCATGTTCACCAAGAACAAGGAGCTGACGCCGAAGCTCGGAAAGTGGTGGTGGCGGCTCTCCCAGTGGACGCTGATCTTCCCCCTCATCGGCACCGCCTGGGGCTGGATCTTCACCGAGACCGGGCGTCAGCCCTGGGTGGTCTACGGCGTCCTGAAGACCAAGGACGGCGTCTCGCCGGGGGTTTCGCAGGGTGAGGTGATCACCTCGCTGGTCGTGTTCACCGCGATCTACGCGATCCTCGCCGTGATCGAGGTGAAGCTGCTGCTCAAGTACGTCAAGCAGGGGCCGCCCGAGCTCACCGAGGCCGACCTCAACCCGCCCACCAAGATCGGCGGGCCGGGAGCGGGATCGGGCTCGGACAGTGACGAAGACGCCGACCGGCCCATGGCCTTCTCGTACTGAGGGAGTTGATCGATATGGAACTTCACGACGTCTGGTTCGTGCTGATCGCCGTCCTGTGGATCGGCTACTTCTTCCTGGAGGGCTTCGACTTCGGGATCGGCATCCTCACCAAGCTGCTCGCCCGTGACCGGGTTGAGAAGCGGGTCCTCATCAACACCATCGGTCCCGTCTGGGACGGCAACGAGGTGTGGCTGCTCACGGCGGGCGGCGCGACCTTCGCCGCCTTCCCCGAGTGGTACGCGACGCTCTTCTCCGGCTTCTATCTGCCGCTCCTGATCATCCTGCTCTGCCTGATCGTGCGGGGTGTCGCCTTCGAGTACCGGGCGAAGCGGCCCGAGGAGAAGTGGCAGCGCAACTGGGAGCAGGCCATCTTCTGGACCTCGCTGATCCCGGCGGTGATGTGGGGCGTGGCCTTCGCCAACATCACGCGCGGCGTGAAGATCGACGCGCACAAGGAGTACGTGGGCGACTTCTGGGACCTGCTCAACCCGTACGCGATCCTGGGCGGCCTGGTCACCCTGACGCTGTTCACCTTCCACGGCGCGGTGTTCGCCTCGCTCAAGACGGTGGGGGACATCCGGGTGCGGGCGCGGAAGCTGGCGCTCGGGCTCGGTCTGGTGACCGCTGTCCTGGCGCTCGGGTTCCTGATCTGGACGCAGGCGGACAACGGCGACGGCAAGAGCCTGGTCGCGATGATCGTGGCCGTGGTCGCGCTGGTCGGTGCCATCGGGGCGATCAAGATGGGGCGCGAG
Protein-coding sequences here:
- a CDS encoding cytochrome ubiquinol oxidase subunit I; translation: MDLALAPETLARWQFGITTVYHFLFVPLTISLAALTAILETAWVRTGKEHYLRATKFWGKLFLINIAMGVVTGIVQEFQFGMNWSDYSRFVGDIFGAPLAFEALIAFFFESTFIGLWIFGWDKLPKKLHCAAIWIVSAGTIASAYFIIAANAFMQHPVGYKIVERDGTKRAELTDFSKVLFQETTLVNFAHVISAAVLVGGAFMTGIAIFHLRKKQHIRTMRMSMRLGLVTAFVGTLLTVVSADTLGKVMYEQQPMKMSAAEALWESEKPAPFSLFAYGDVSEGHNKVAIEIPGILSFLAKNNFSAEIPGINDLNKEAQEKFGPGDYRPNIPTAYWSYRWMIGFGGVSMALCTAGLWLTRKKFWLAPEHRTGEDDVPKLMFTKNKELTPKLGKWWWRLSQWTLIFPLIGTAWGWIFTETGRQPWVVYGVLKTKDGVSPGVSQGEVITSLVVFTAIYAILAVIEVKLLLKYVKQGPPELTEADLNPPTKIGGPGAGSGSDSDEDADRPMAFSY
- the hisC gene encoding histidinol-phosphate transaminase; its protein translation is MSETSPRLRAELEGIPTYKPGKPAAAAGPVAYKLSSNENPYPPLPGVMESALAAAGTFNRYPDMACTGLMSELADRFGVPVSHVATGTGSVGVAQQLLQATSGPGDEVIYAWRSFEAYPIITQVSGATSVKVPLTPGDVHDLDAMADAITDRTRLIFVCNPNNPTGTVVRRAELERFLDRVPSDVLVVLDEAYREFIRDAEVPDGVELYRDRPNVAVLRTFSKAYGLAGLRVGFAIAHEPVAAALRKTAVPFGVSQLAQDAAVASLRAEDELMGRVGSLVAERTRVVETLRGQGWTVPETQANFVWLRLGERTSDFAAACEKAGVVVRPFAGEGMRATIGETEANDIFLQAAEAFRKEL
- the cydB gene encoding cytochrome d ubiquinol oxidase subunit II; the encoded protein is MELHDVWFVLIAVLWIGYFFLEGFDFGIGILTKLLARDRVEKRVLINTIGPVWDGNEVWLLTAGGATFAAFPEWYATLFSGFYLPLLIILLCLIVRGVAFEYRAKRPEEKWQRNWEQAIFWTSLIPAVMWGVAFANITRGVKIDAHKEYVGDFWDLLNPYAILGGLVTLTLFTFHGAVFASLKTVGDIRVRARKLALGLGLVTAVLALGFLIWTQADNGDGKSLVAMIVAVVALVGAIGAIKMGREGWSFALSGITIAAAVAMLFLTLFPNVMPSSLNEEWNLTVTNASSSPYTLKIMTWCAGIATPIVLLYQSWTYWVFRKRIGTQHIADSAH
- a CDS encoding metallophosphoesterase, with amino-acid sequence MTQGAGQGPDVRTATLRDFRVPAYVHETGPVQGDPAGVAAPGAPGVIPGELDEGYTPTQRDLPVINRGDTVQVEVQAMPEPPQAPASEEHGPLFVVGDVHGYLDELLGALQEQGLIDAAGDWSAGNARLWFLGDFTDRGPDGIGVIDLVMRLSAQAAAAGGYCKALMGNHELLLLGAKRFGDTPVNSGAGTATFQAAWLLNGGQKTDMERLEDHHLQWMARLDAIESEDGHLLMHSDTTAYLDYGDSIEAVNDTVRETLTRNDADECWDLFRKFTKRFAFRDESGPAAVRELLDMYGGHRIVHGHSPIPYLLGDVGSEDDSDGGGPVIEGPHIYAGGLAIAMDGGVTMAGKLLVCQLPLDN
- a CDS encoding LacI family DNA-binding transcriptional regulator gives rise to the protein MTAAGNHQVSRAETARRGNRQSRAGIRDVAAAAGVSITTVSDALNGKGRLPDATRRHVREVAERLGYRPSAAARTLRTGKSGLIGLTVTTYGDEPFTFTEFAYFAEMARAATSAALARGYALVILPATSRRSPVDVWSNVALDGTVVVDPSDHDPVVSELVRQGLPVVSDGRPAGSLPVTAWVDNDHEAAVLEILDHLAAAGARRIGLLTGTTTDTYTHLSTTAYLRWCERVGQDPVYESYPAHDPCAGAVAADRLLARPDRPDAVYGLFDPNGTDLLAAARRYGLRVPDDLLLVCCSESTVYATTEPPITTLSLKPRRIGTAVVQLLIDAIEGLDSGRPVEQVIPTELIVRTSSERRPPRTTVSPPRSPEPG